From Pseudobdellovibrio exovorus JSS, a single genomic window includes:
- a CDS encoding peptidylprolyl isomerase, producing MFALFETNRGEFKVKLFHDRVPNTVENFVGLAEGTKEFIDPNTGEKTKRPFYDGLIFHRVIKDFMIQGGCPLKNGTGGPGYKFADEIVAGQNKHDKPGMLSMANAGPNTNGSQFFITTVATPWLDRGHTIFGEVVEGYDVVDTIGNTKTAPGDRPLEPIVINKVTIQR from the coding sequence ATGTTCGCATTATTCGAAACTAACAGAGGCGAATTCAAAGTAAAATTATTCCATGACCGCGTTCCCAACACAGTTGAAAACTTCGTGGGTTTAGCTGAAGGGACAAAAGAATTTATCGATCCTAATACTGGCGAAAAAACAAAAAGACCTTTCTATGATGGTTTGATTTTTCACCGCGTGATCAAAGACTTTATGATTCAAGGTGGCTGCCCGTTGAAAAATGGAACTGGCGGACCAGGTTATAAATTCGCTGATGAAATCGTAGCTGGACAAAACAAACACGATAAACCGGGTATGTTATCGATGGCGAATGCTGGCCCTAACACAAATGGCAGCCAATTCTTTATCACAACAGTTGCGACTCCTTGGTTAGACCGCGGCCACACTATTTTCGGTGAAGTGGTTGAAGGTTACGACGTTGTCGACACTATCGGTAATACCAAAACAGCTCCGGGTGATCGCCCACTAGAACCAATCGTGATCAACAAGGTGACGATCCAACGCTAG
- the mtgA gene encoding monofunctional biosynthetic peptidoglycan transglycosylase, with protein MKTLLKVWLLLCVLCLFGFWIWFPSAEKIKGCMTTSMYDVELCPKSKNYVPLSQISRHLQNAVILTEDSAFYQHNGFDQEGIQHCWEKMKQEWRISCGGSTITQQLAKNMFLTKDKNFARKGVEALIAMRIEKTLKKSEILERYLNVVQFGKNIFGVKAAAQFYFKKHPSQLNPNEAAFLAMVLPNPEKYSQSFFRKDLTRFARRRIKHIVTSLHRYGRLNDGLYQQSLAQIDFFLRSGQQNPHSPEDEVELTAEDLAEMETVAEQDQSLEKKNHDTGADTAGDLHEGSPASSIETTEPLVNDATDTAPIEPDVVSPSQEEP; from the coding sequence ATGAAAACTCTATTGAAGGTTTGGTTACTTCTTTGTGTACTTTGTCTTTTCGGATTTTGGATCTGGTTTCCATCAGCCGAAAAAATTAAAGGCTGTATGACCACCTCTATGTACGATGTTGAACTTTGCCCGAAGTCAAAAAACTATGTCCCACTTTCGCAAATTTCCCGCCACTTACAAAATGCAGTGATTTTAACTGAAGACTCCGCTTTTTATCAGCACAATGGTTTTGACCAAGAGGGCATTCAGCACTGCTGGGAAAAAATGAAGCAAGAATGGCGCATTTCGTGTGGTGGATCTACGATCACACAGCAATTAGCTAAAAACATGTTTCTGACAAAAGATAAAAACTTTGCACGTAAAGGCGTCGAAGCCTTGATTGCTATGCGGATAGAAAAGACTTTGAAAAAATCCGAGATCTTAGAGCGCTACCTCAATGTGGTTCAATTTGGAAAAAATATTTTTGGCGTTAAAGCGGCCGCACAGTTCTATTTCAAAAAGCACCCCAGTCAGTTAAATCCAAATGAAGCGGCTTTTTTGGCGATGGTTTTGCCGAATCCGGAAAAGTACTCTCAATCTTTCTTTAGAAAAGACCTTACCCGCTTTGCCCGTCGCCGCATCAAACACATTGTGACGAGCCTACATCGCTATGGACGGCTTAACGATGGCCTCTACCAACAATCACTGGCGCAAATAGATTTTTTTTTAAGAAGCGGTCAGCAAAACCCCCACTCGCCGGAAGATGAAGTCGAGCTGACCGCAGAAGATTTAGCTGAAATGGAAACTGTTGCAGAACAGGATCAGTCCCTTGAAAAGAAAAACCATGATACAGGTGCAGACACTGCGGGCGACCTGCATGAAGGCTCTCCAGCGAGCTCTATAGAGACTACAGAGCCGCTAGTAAATGATGCTACCGACACCGCTCCTATAGAGCCGGACGTAGTTTCGCCTTCCCAAGAAGAACCTTAG
- the dusB gene encoding tRNA dihydrouridine synthase DusB, with protein sequence MSAQSTPIHIHPLEALKKNPFVLAPMAGITDHAFRSFMRKLDASVVVTELVSATGIEYKSERTLALMSYEESQRPIGIQLFGEDPEIIAKAAKVAEEHGADFVDLNFGCPVPKVVKKGAGSAMMKDLDLMRKVLASTVKAVKIPVTIKIRTGWEQNSRNALDVCNLAYDEGITWVAIHGRTRAAGYAGLADWDFITDVKAKTKIPVLGNGDILTPQKAVSRLKDSGCDGVLIGRGALKNPLIFADALSLWKGQPLRDDLKRNYAGIFRDLSEAIKAQSSEHITQIQLKKFASWFSTGYPGASAFRKSIFQLKNNDEVLSCALEFFDSIGDIDQEDTSHEEFLMGGHG encoded by the coding sequence ATGTCAGCGCAATCGACCCCTATTCACATTCATCCTTTAGAAGCCTTAAAAAAGAACCCTTTTGTTCTGGCTCCGATGGCGGGAATCACCGATCATGCGTTTCGCAGTTTTATGCGTAAGTTAGATGCCAGTGTGGTTGTGACCGAGCTGGTTTCGGCGACTGGTATTGAATACAAATCAGAAAGAACATTGGCTCTGATGAGTTACGAGGAAAGCCAACGCCCAATAGGGATTCAGCTCTTCGGGGAAGATCCAGAAATCATTGCAAAAGCGGCAAAAGTGGCAGAAGAGCACGGCGCTGATTTTGTGGATCTGAACTTCGGCTGTCCTGTCCCGAAAGTTGTTAAAAAAGGTGCGGGTTCGGCGATGATGAAAGATCTGGATCTGATGCGCAAAGTGCTGGCGAGCACAGTGAAAGCGGTCAAAATTCCAGTGACGATCAAGATCCGCACGGGCTGGGAGCAAAACTCGCGCAACGCTTTGGACGTGTGCAATCTGGCTTATGATGAAGGAATTACATGGGTTGCCATCCATGGGCGTACTCGCGCCGCTGGCTATGCGGGACTTGCGGATTGGGACTTTATCACAGATGTAAAAGCTAAAACGAAGATTCCTGTCTTAGGCAATGGCGATATTCTGACTCCACAAAAAGCTGTTTCAAGATTGAAAGACTCCGGCTGTGATGGTGTTTTGATCGGCCGAGGAGCCCTTAAAAACCCTTTAATCTTCGCTGATGCCCTAAGCCTATGGAAAGGGCAGCCACTTCGTGATGACCTGAAACGCAACTATGCGGGTATTTTCAGGGATCTGAGTGAAGCGATAAAGGCCCAAAGCTCTGAACATATCACCCAAATTCAGCTTAAAAAATTTGCTTCTTGGTTCTCGACGGGCTATCCGGGGGCTTCGGCCTTCAGAAAATCCATTTTTCAGTTGAAGAATAATGACGAAGTGCTGTCTTGTGCGTTAGAGTTCTTCGACTCAATCGGAGATATTGATCAAGAAGACACCAGCCATGAGGAATTCCTTATGGGGGGCCACGGTTAA
- the typA gene encoding translational GTPase TypA — protein sequence MQDPKKIRNIAIIAHVDHGKTTLVDHLIKQAGTFRENQAVEERMMDSMDLERERGITIAAKNASFTYKDIKINIIDTPGHSDFGGEVERVLNMVDGAILLCDASEGPLPQTRFVLKKALEQNIKVIVCINKIDRSDARIQEVHNEIFDLFIDLDATEEQCDFHTVYAVAREGMATLDPEVKTNSLEVLYDAIVNLVPPPKVEMEQPLQLMVSNIGYNEYVGRLAIGRIRSGKIKVGDEVLCIQANAQKKVKVSALFQYHVNSQIPAEEIGAGDMAVVAGLEDFTIGDTITSATEPRPMERIRVEEPTVGMVFSVNNGPFAGMEGKSVTSRKILERLDHELLYNVALRVEKTDSTDAFKVIGRGEMQLGVLIEQMRREGFELLVSKPSVEFKNEGGRKLEPMEIAVIDIEDAFVGAVTEKLGMRKGVMTNMVQKGSGRTRLEFRIPSRGLIGYRSEFLTDTRGTGLLNTQFDGWDDYRGEITSRINGAMISDRKGVATSYAIWMKQERGIMFVTHGQDVYEGMIVGEHAKDNDLIVNITEEKKLTNVRASGSDEAIRLVPVKPMTLEKAMEWIKDSELIEVTPKNIRLRCRELDPHKRPKPQKDKK from the coding sequence ATGCAAGATCCAAAGAAAATCAGAAATATCGCGATTATCGCGCACGTTGACCACGGTAAGACAACACTAGTTGACCATCTTATCAAGCAAGCGGGAACATTCCGCGAAAACCAAGCTGTAGAAGAGCGTATGATGGACTCTATGGATCTTGAGCGTGAGCGTGGAATCACGATCGCAGCGAAGAATGCGTCTTTCACTTACAAAGATATTAAAATCAACATCATCGATACTCCGGGCCATAGTGACTTCGGCGGTGAGGTTGAACGTGTATTGAACATGGTGGATGGTGCGATCTTACTTTGTGATGCTTCAGAAGGTCCATTGCCACAAACTCGTTTCGTATTGAAAAAAGCCTTAGAGCAAAACATCAAAGTTATCGTTTGTATCAATAAGATCGATCGTTCAGATGCTCGTATTCAAGAAGTACACAATGAAATTTTCGACCTTTTCATCGATCTAGATGCAACTGAAGAGCAATGTGATTTCCACACTGTATACGCAGTAGCTCGTGAAGGTATGGCGACGTTAGATCCAGAAGTAAAAACAAATTCATTGGAAGTTCTTTACGATGCTATCGTAAATTTAGTTCCTCCACCAAAAGTTGAAATGGAACAACCATTGCAATTGATGGTTTCTAACATTGGCTACAATGAATACGTAGGTCGTTTGGCGATTGGTCGTATCCGTTCAGGTAAAATCAAAGTGGGCGATGAGGTTTTGTGTATTCAAGCTAACGCTCAGAAAAAAGTTAAAGTGTCTGCTTTATTCCAATACCATGTGAACTCTCAGATACCAGCCGAAGAAATTGGTGCCGGTGATATGGCCGTTGTAGCGGGTTTAGAAGACTTCACTATCGGTGATACTATCACATCAGCAACTGAGCCTCGTCCGATGGAGCGTATCCGCGTGGAAGAGCCGACAGTCGGCATGGTGTTCTCGGTGAATAACGGCCCTTTTGCCGGTATGGAAGGTAAAAGCGTTACCTCTCGTAAAATTCTAGAACGCTTAGATCACGAGTTGTTGTACAACGTGGCCTTACGCGTAGAAAAAACAGACAGCACAGATGCTTTCAAAGTTATCGGTCGTGGCGAGATGCAATTAGGTGTTTTGATCGAGCAAATGCGCCGTGAAGGTTTCGAGTTATTAGTTTCTAAACCATCGGTTGAATTCAAAAATGAAGGTGGTCGCAAACTTGAGCCAATGGAAATCGCAGTTATCGATATTGAAGATGCTTTCGTTGGTGCCGTAACTGAAAAGTTGGGTATGCGTAAAGGTGTTATGACGAACATGGTACAAAAAGGTTCTGGTCGTACACGTTTAGAATTCCGTATTCCTTCACGTGGTTTGATCGGTTATCGTTCTGAGTTCTTAACTGACACTCGTGGTACTGGTTTGTTGAATACTCAATTTGATGGTTGGGATGACTACCGTGGCGAGATCACATCTCGTATTAATGGTGCGATGATTTCAGATCGTAAAGGTGTTGCAACATCTTACGCTATTTGGATGAAACAAGAGCGCGGTATTATGTTCGTGACTCACGGACAAGATGTTTACGAGGGTATGATCGTAGGCGAGCACGCAAAAGATAACGACTTGATCGTGAATATCACGGAAGAGAAAAAATTAACAAACGTACGTGCATCTGGAAGTGATGAGGCGATTCGCCTTGTTCCTGTTAAGCCGATGACACTTGAAAAAGCGATGGAGTGGATCAAAGACTCTGAGCTTATCGAAGTGACACCGAAAAACATCCGTCTACGTTGCCGTGAATTGGACCCACATAAACGTCCAAAACCACAAAAAGATAAAAAATAA
- a CDS encoding acetyl-CoA C-acetyltransferase: MKSNTDAFILSSARVPFAKSQTLYSDVGRKELMVASLNALIKKANLQGKVLDDVALGMVMNSSTDWNLARECVLDTELHPETPAYNVQRACGTSLETIWHTALKIGAGQINLAIAGGLDTNSDLPIEVSQQMKSFLLDMNKARTFGEKLSAMKHLSFKALIPTPPAVVEKRTLMSMGEHTELMVKEWGISREDQDQLAYLSHKNGAAAYERGFYDDLVTEFKGVKRDQTLRGDTTVEKLAKLKPAFDKTSGQGTLTAGNSSPLTDGSACVLMGNADTASKLGLKPLAKVVDVQVAAVDFVHGAGLLMAPTKAVSKMLERNRLTFQDFDFFEIHEAFAGQVLCNMKAWESAEYCRDVLGRSAPLGSIDRSKLNTVGSSLALGHPFGATGARIAGTLAKLLSESGKKRGLISICTAGGMGISAILESV; this comes from the coding sequence ATGAAATCAAATACAGATGCATTTATTCTTTCGAGTGCCCGTGTCCCTTTCGCAAAAAGCCAAACGCTTTACTCTGATGTCGGTCGTAAAGAGCTGATGGTGGCATCACTGAATGCCTTGATCAAAAAGGCAAATTTACAGGGAAAAGTTTTAGATGATGTGGCCCTAGGAATGGTGATGAACAGCTCGACAGATTGGAATCTGGCGCGTGAATGTGTACTAGATACAGAACTACATCCCGAGACGCCCGCTTACAATGTGCAAAGAGCCTGTGGTACAAGTTTAGAAACGATTTGGCACACAGCTTTGAAAATCGGGGCGGGCCAAATCAATCTTGCGATCGCAGGTGGCTTAGATACTAACAGTGATTTGCCAATTGAAGTTTCACAACAGATGAAAAGTTTCTTGTTAGATATGAATAAGGCGCGCACTTTCGGCGAAAAATTGTCGGCGATGAAACATCTGTCATTTAAAGCTCTTATTCCAACTCCGCCAGCGGTCGTTGAAAAACGCACGTTGATGTCGATGGGTGAGCACACAGAACTCATGGTCAAAGAGTGGGGTATTTCCCGCGAAGACCAAGATCAGTTGGCCTACCTCAGTCATAAAAACGGAGCGGCAGCTTACGAACGCGGATTCTACGATGACTTAGTCACTGAATTTAAAGGTGTGAAACGCGATCAAACTTTGCGCGGTGACACGACAGTCGAAAAATTAGCAAAATTAAAACCGGCTTTTGATAAAACCAGCGGGCAGGGGACCTTAACCGCGGGGAATAGTTCTCCGTTAACAGATGGCTCGGCCTGCGTGTTGATGGGCAATGCGGACACAGCTTCAAAGCTGGGTTTGAAGCCGTTGGCGAAAGTTGTTGATGTGCAGGTCGCAGCTGTGGACTTTGTTCATGGAGCTGGGCTATTGATGGCACCCACAAAGGCTGTATCGAAAATGTTAGAGCGCAATCGCCTGACATTCCAAGATTTTGACTTTTTTGAAATCCATGAAGCTTTCGCGGGACAAGTTCTGTGTAATATGAAAGCGTGGGAGTCTGCTGAGTACTGTCGTGATGTTCTAGGACGTTCAGCTCCGTTGGGTTCTATTGATCGCAGTAAATTGAACACTGTGGGCAGCAGCTTAGCCTTAGGTCATCCATTCGGAGCCACAGGCGCGCGTATCGCAGGAACTCTAGCTAAGCTTTTAAGTGAAAGTGGCAAGAAGCGCGGATTAATTTCCATTTGTACAGCAGGCGGAATGGGAATTTCGGCTATTTTAGAATCGGTTTAA
- a CDS encoding NAD-dependent epimerase/dehydratase family protein — protein MKVIVTGANGFLGAWLTKRLIAEGHETYALVRKNSDLSELEGCTPNYIYGDVTDKSSLREAFKDKDIVFHLAGVVAYKKADRPLMEKVNVQGTQNVVDACYEVGVPQLLHVSSVVAIGASFKPQALNESSSYNIKSLDLGYFETKRLAEEIVLQAVAQNKIRAVCVNPSTIYGFGDAKKGSRKTQVKVANESFPFYTSGGVSIVAVEDVIDGILLALKHGRNGERYILSGENITIKELFQKIATCAGVKPPQVYLPNWLLHVIGFIGDAMTSMGLKADVSRENAYTATMFHWFDSSKAQQELGFKPRPADEAIANSVRWMKDNGFIK, from the coding sequence ATGAAAGTCATCGTCACAGGAGCTAACGGATTTTTAGGAGCATGGCTCACTAAGCGTCTGATCGCAGAAGGTCATGAAACCTATGCCCTTGTACGTAAGAATAGTGACTTGAGCGAACTTGAAGGTTGCACTCCGAACTACATTTACGGGGACGTGACAGACAAATCCTCTTTACGTGAAGCTTTCAAAGACAAAGATATCGTTTTTCACCTTGCGGGAGTGGTCGCTTACAAAAAGGCTGACCGCCCACTGATGGAAAAAGTGAATGTTCAAGGGACTCAGAATGTCGTGGACGCTTGCTATGAAGTCGGCGTTCCTCAACTTCTGCATGTTTCGTCTGTAGTCGCCATCGGGGCTTCTTTTAAACCGCAGGCCCTTAATGAAAGCTCAAGCTACAACATCAAATCTTTAGACCTCGGCTATTTTGAAACCAAGCGCTTGGCAGAAGAAATTGTACTGCAGGCTGTGGCGCAAAATAAAATTCGCGCCGTCTGTGTGAACCCCAGCACCATTTATGGTTTCGGTGATGCCAAAAAGGGAAGCCGTAAAACCCAGGTGAAAGTGGCCAATGAAAGCTTTCCATTCTACACCAGCGGTGGAGTCAGTATTGTCGCTGTCGAAGATGTCATTGATGGTATCCTTTTAGCCTTGAAGCACGGACGCAATGGCGAACGCTATATTCTATCCGGTGAAAATATCACCATTAAAGAACTCTTCCAAAAAATTGCAACCTGCGCTGGCGTTAAGCCTCCGCAGGTATATCTGCCCAACTGGTTATTGCATGTTATCGGCTTTATCGGGGATGCGATGACATCCATGGGCCTCAAAGCCGATGTTAGTCGCGAAAATGCCTACACCGCCACCATGTTTCACTGGTTTGATTCTAGCAAAGCTCAACAGGAACTCGGGTTCAAACCTCGCCCTGCAGATGAGGCTATCGCCAATAGTGTGCGCTGGATGAAAGATAATGGTTTCATCAAATGA
- a CDS encoding phosphatase PAP2 family protein — MFEFLINTDHNLFTTINSAFTHPWADAFFFWVTDLHKTIYFKILIVPFVVFLFIRKFKLKGLLLFFVLILALGLNDFIGGRVKHVVERERPFSTSGVEAIQRSRAGGYSFPSNHSSNMFTFAAYTSYFIPQAKVPLYLIAASVGYSRVYNGVHFPSDVICGSIFGWLWGNLFARLSQRILQALQNRKKTT, encoded by the coding sequence ATGTTTGAGTTTCTGATCAACACCGACCACAACTTATTTACGACAATCAATTCGGCATTCACCCACCCTTGGGCGGATGCCTTTTTCTTTTGGGTCACAGATCTTCATAAAACTATTTATTTCAAAATCCTAATTGTTCCATTTGTTGTTTTTCTATTTATCCGCAAGTTCAAACTCAAAGGCCTTTTGCTGTTTTTTGTTTTAATTCTTGCCCTTGGACTTAACGATTTTATTGGCGGTCGAGTTAAACATGTCGTCGAGCGCGAGCGCCCCTTTTCCACCTCGGGCGTAGAGGCCATACAGAGATCACGCGCTGGAGGCTATAGCTTCCCGTCCAATCACTCTTCCAATATGTTTACTTTTGCAGCCTATACCTCTTACTTTATTCCACAGGCGAAAGTTCCTCTTTATCTTATTGCCGCTAGTGTTGGCTATAGTCGCGTTTATAACGGAGTCCACTTTCCATCCGATGTGATTTGTGGTTCAATCTTTGGTTGGTTGTGGGGAAATTTATTTGCTCGCTTGAGCCAAAGAATTCTGCAAGCCCTACAAAACAGAAAGAAGACTACATGA